Genomic DNA from Acidimicrobiales bacterium:
TGGTGCAGCTGCGGGTGCCGCGGCCGGTGGTGCGGTTGCCGCCGTTGGTGCCGCAGTTGCAGGGGCGGGCGCAGCGGCGAGCGCCTCCGGGCCGGCACCAGCAAGCCCCGTCGCACCCCAGGCGCCCGAGCCGCCCGCTGCCGCCCAGCCCCAGGCGACCCCCACGGCCCCTCCCGCTGCCGCCCAGCCTCCGGCCACCGCCCAGCCGGCCACCGCTCAGCCGGCCACCGCTCGGCCGCCCACCGCCAGTCAGCAGCCGGCGGCGACCCCGTCACCTGCCGCCGAGATGTCAGCGGCCCGCCGTTCCATCACGATCGGTGAGTCGTCAGCGGGCTCGTTGCCCACTGGTCCGACGTTGTTCGGGCAGCCAGCTGCGAGCGACGGGTCCTCGAAACGGTGGCTGTATCTCGTGGCCGCGGTGGTCGCCGCGCTGCTCGCCGCCGGTGCGCTCTATCTCGCCAACCGCGGTGACGGCGACACCGACGCCGCCTCGTCATCGACCACGACGAGTGACACCACGGCATCCACGGAGCCCGACAACGGGTCGACCCCGAGCAGCGAAATCACGAGCACGACGGCAGCGTCGACCACCACCACGGCCAGCGAACCGACGAGCACCACGACGGAAGCGACCACCACCACCGTCGAGTCGACCACCACGTCGACCGGTCCGGCTCCGAAGACCGAGTCGCAACAGCTGGCGGTGTGGGGATTCACCGAGCCGGCGGAACTTGCGTCACCTTCAGGCAAGGCCGTGTGCCCCTCCGGCGAACCATCGGCGACTGGCAAGGTGGTGGGCGTGAACACCGCGCTCAACGTCCGCGACGGCGCCGACAGTAGCTATGCCGTGCTCCAGCGATTGGTGCTCGGCTACGACGAGGTCGACGTATATCCCGATGCCGTCACGATCTCGAGCCGTGGTACTCGGTGGGTCACGATCGCGCTGGCGATGCCGCCAGGCACCCCCGCCTCCGCCGAACGGCGCTGCGGCTGGGCCGCCACCCAGTTCCTCAGCTACGACAGCTAGCGAGGCCACGGCCGGATCGGCTTGCGGGGACCCGTCGCCTCGACAAATGTGCAGGGTGATCAGGATCGAAGGGGGATCACCGTGGCCACTGCTGCCCGTGTCGTTGTTGCCATGCCAGAGGGACCGCTGCAGGTGCGCGATGTCGACCTGCCCGATCCTGGGCCCACGCAGGTGCTCGTCCGCCAATCGGCGAGCGGCATCTGCCATTCCCAGCTCCACCACCTCCATCGGGAGCGCTCTGCACCGATCCTGCTCGGCCATGAATCGACCGGCGAAGTGCTGGCGGTCGGCGACGAGGTGTCACACGTGGCTCCCGGCGACATGGTGTTCGTGGCCTGGGTGCCACGAAGCCCCGAAGCCGCGGCGCACTGGCGAGGCGGGTTCGCGCTCGATCTCGGCGACGGCGCGGCGGCCACAACGGCAGACGTCTTCACATGGGCGACCCACACGATCGCCGACGAGTCGCTCGTGGTGAAGGCGCCATCATCGGTCGCCCGTGACGTCACCGCCATCATCGGTTGCGCGGTCATGACCGGTGCCGGCGCCGTGATGAACACCGCCAAGGTCCAGCCCGGTGAGTCGGTCGCGATCTTCGGGGTCGGGGGTGTCGGGCTGTCCGCCGTGACTGCGGCAGCCGCGGCGGGTGCCGACCCGATCATCGCCGTCGACCTCGACAACGAGAAGTTGGTGTTCGCCCAACGTTTCGGCGCCACGCACGCCGTCAACGCTGCCGATGGCGATCCGATCGCAGCGATTCGCTCCATCACAGCGGGCCGGCGTGAGGGTCTGGGATTCCGCGGGATCCCGATCGAAGGCGTCGACTACGCGTTCGACTGCATCGGCCATGCCGTGACCATGGGGCAGATCGTGGCGGCGGCGCGACCGGGCCGGTTCGGCGTCGAGCCGGGAGGAACCGCCGTCCTCGTCGGCGTCCCGACCACCTCGCTCGATCTCGACGCCACCACGGTGCTGATGACCGAGAAGCGGTTCATCGGGTCGATCGGCGGCTCGTGCAGTCCCGATCGTGATTTCGACACCTTTGTCGAATGGCACGCCGATGGCCGCCTCCCGCTCGACGACATGGTGACCGAGCGCTTCTCGCTCGACGAGGTCAACGAGGCGTGCGACGCTCTCGCCAACGGCCGGATCGCCGGGCGGGCGATCTTCGACCTCGAGGCGTGACCGGGCAAGCCTTGCCAAATCGGGCGGCTAGGGTGCGATCGATGAGCGCTCCGGCAAACGCCCGATGACGACCGAGATCGCACCCGCTCGGGTCGAGATCTTCGATGGTGGTCAGACCCCGGTGATCGAGCGAACCTTCGAGCTCGGCCGTCAGGTGTGGCTCGAGATCCTCGCCGAGGCGTGGCGGGTCTATCCGCTCGAGGCGTGTGGGGTGGTCCTCGCCGTCGACGCCGAGGCGCCGATCGAGCAGTTCGTGCCGATCCGCAACGCCGCCGACTCGAGTCGAGTGTTCACCCTCGACCCGTTGCAGTTCGACAAGGCAGACCGGGCCGCCGAGAAGGCGGGCCTGCAGATCGTGGGCG
This window encodes:
- a CDS encoding M67 family metallopeptidase — encoded protein: MTTEIAPARVEIFDGGQTPVIERTFELGRQVWLEILAEAWRVYPLEACGVVLAVDAEAPIEQFVPIRNAADSSRVFTLDPLQFDKADRAAEKAGLQIVGVVHSHTHTVAYPSPTDRREMVNPLIPPTWHWAIVSLGWGFPELRSFSVWENSPLGIGEESVVLAH
- a CDS encoding zinc-binding dehydrogenase, translated to MATAARVVVAMPEGPLQVRDVDLPDPGPTQVLVRQSASGICHSQLHHLHRERSAPILLGHESTGEVLAVGDEVSHVAPGDMVFVAWVPRSPEAAAHWRGGFALDLGDGAAATTADVFTWATHTIADESLVVKAPSSVARDVTAIIGCAVMTGAGAVMNTAKVQPGESVAIFGVGGVGLSAVTAAAAAGADPIIAVDLDNEKLVFAQRFGATHAVNAADGDPIAAIRSITAGRREGLGFRGIPIEGVDYAFDCIGHAVTMGQIVAAARPGRFGVEPGGTAVLVGVPTTSLDLDATTVLMTEKRFIGSIGGSCSPDRDFDTFVEWHADGRLPLDDMVTERFSLDEVNEACDALANGRIAGRAIFDLEA